The window TGCCGCCCACCAGAATCGGCAGCAGCCCTTTTTCGCGCAGTTTCGCCATGGAGTCCTCGGCCATGGCTATGAATGCGCCCGCGCTGATGGACTCGCACGGATCCAGAAAGCCGTACAGGAGGTGCGGAACTGCGCGTCGCTCCTCATGACTAGGTTGGGCCGTAACAATGGGCAGATAACGGTAGACCTGGCGTGAGTCGAAATTGACCACACCGCCGTGCAAGCCTTCGGCTAGGGCCACCGACGCATCGGTCTTTCCCGCGCCCGTGGGGCCGAGGATACAGAGAACCTTCGGGAGCGTCATGATCTAAAGCGTAAACATGCCCTGTTCGTATATGACGGTCTTACCTCCGCCACGCAAATAGGCCGTAACGCGTTTGGCTTCGGTGTTGATGAGGTCCCAGTGCAGGGCCGAGTTGTTGAAGCCCAACTCCTCTTTGCGCTCCAAAGTCAGCTCCGCCGGATCACCGGCGTACGTATCGGAATAAGAGGAACCCACAGCCACATGGCAGTTGCCGTTCTGCCCGCCGAAATTCTCGTCGTACAGGGTGTGGGCCATGAAACGATCGATGCGCGAGAAACGCCTGTCCGTGAGCGAGAACTCGCCAAGGCGCCTGGCTCCCTGGTCCATGTTGAGCTGCTGAATGGTGAACTCCTGGCCCTGCTCGGCCTGCACGTCGGTGACCACGCCCGCCTTGAAGGTCAGCTTCACGCCCTTGATGTAGTTGCCGCTGCGGTACGAGGGCAGGTCGGCGAAGAACACACCCTCGGTCCCGCGCCAGTCGGGCGAGATGTACATCTCGAAGCTGGGGATGTTGTGTCCCGTGATGCCTACCCAGCGCCGCATGAGGCCGCCCACCACACGCAGGTCCGTGCGCTCGGACTCGATATGGTAGGACTCGATGTCCAGGCTGTTGAGCTTGGCCTTGATCTCCTGGGCCGCGTTCCAGAACTGCTGCCAATCCTGCTCGGGCTGGGCCATGTTCAGGTAGCAGGCCTTCTCGATCTGGCGGGCGTACTCTTCAATGCTCAGGCCGGCCTTTTCGGCCAGGGCTGGGGTCGGATAGAGGCACAGGGTCCAGCCGAACTCGCCCTGCTCCTCCCGGCGGTCCATGATGTCGCGCAGGAACTTGCGGCTCTTCTGGAACATGCCGAAGCTCGCGGGGTCCACATGGCTCAAATGTGTCAACGACTGCGGAGCCAGGATGGAGACTAGCCCGGACAGGTTGTCCACCAGCTCCTTTTCGCCCGGCGGCACGAAGGTGAGCTGCTTCTGCCCGGACACATCATAAAAGCTGCGCTCCATGCCAGCGGTGGGTTGCAGGCGGACGACCGGATTGAGTCGCATGTCCAGAAGCTTGCCATAAAGCGCTTCGACGAGCGGCAGGGCCGGCGCATCGAAGCGCACGAGCACGACATCGCCATTCGCGAAAGGTTTCTTGCGCGAGGTCTTGAGTCCCCAGATGAGCACGTCGGCGTACTTTTCCAGTCGCATGCTGTCGAACATGAATCCTCCGCTTATTTCTTGAGGTCGAAGACTCTGCCCTGCACTAGGATCTTGTCTCCAAATTTGTCTCGTATGGCGTCAAGAGTAAGATCAAGTTTATCCGGACGCGGCTCCAGGCTCTCGATCAAACTGAACTGGCTCTCGCCTTTATCGAAATTCGACACGCCGACTCCGATGAGCCGGACCTTTCTGGCAAAAGATATCTCGGCCATCAAGCTCACGGCCGTTTCGTGAATGACACGCGTGCTGTTGGTGGCCACATGCAGGGACCGACTGCGGGTAAGCTGCGTGAAGTCGGCGTATTTGACCTTAAGCGTCACGGTACGGCCGAACCAGCCGTGTTCGCGCAAATCCCGGCCCACTCGCTCCGACTGACGCCATAGCCAGCGGCGCAGTATCTCAGAGTCGTCAACATCCTTCGAAAAAGTGTTTTCGGCGCTGGAGGACTTGGTCTCGTGCTCCGGGGAAACAGCCCGCCCGTCGATGCCCTGGGCTCGGTCATGGAGCACGCTCCCCCACTTGCCGAGCTTTTCGACCCAAAACTCGCGAGGAAAACGCAGCACGTCCGCGGCCGTTTTGACGTTCAGTTTGCCAAGCACCTTCATACAACTGGCGCCCACTCCGGGGATCTTCTCCACAGGCAGTTCGCGCAGGAAGGTTTGCACGTCCTGGGGCCTGAGTTCGTAAAGTCCGTCAGGCTTATTCAATTCCGAGGCTATCTTGGCCAGAAACTTGTTGGGCGCTATTCCCACGGAACAGGTAAGTTGTGTGGCCTGGCGGATCTCCTGCTTGAGGCGCCGTGCCAATACCACGGGGGGCCCATAGAGTCGCTCCGTGCCACTGGCGTCCACGTAAGCCTCGTCCACGGAGGTCTGCTCCACCACCGGGACCAAGTCGCGCAATACGGTCATGATATGCCCGGAAACTTCGGCATAACGTTGCATGCGGCCCTTGAGGAAGACTCCCTGGGGGCAGAGTCTTCGAGCCGTGGCCGAGGGCATGGCGGAGCGCACTCCAAACTTGCGCGCTTCATAAGAGGCCGCGGAAACCACACCGCGCTCCTGACCGCCGATGATGACCGGCTTGCCCTTGAGTTCGGGGTTATCTACCTGCTCCACGGAGGCGAAGAAGGCATCCATGTCCAGATGCATGATGACGCGCATTACCTGCTCTGCCACGTGTACGCCCTGCGCTTCGATGGTTGACGGCTTTGTCCGGCTTCGGACGGAATCCGCCGGGGGCCTTGGGCGAGGGCAACATGGAATGCCCCTCGCGTCAATGACTTGCCGGAAACAGGCTTGGGCTCAGCTCACCAAGTTGGAAAACGCCTGGCCGCCGGGCAGAAGCTTCATCCAGGCCGCGCCGCTAGCGGTGTGGAAATAGAGCTTGCGGCCCTTGAGGCCCAATACGTCTTCACGCAGGATGGCAAAACCGTGCCGAATCAACTCGCGCCGTGCCTGTTCGACGTTCATGCCGCCCACATCCACAATGTCCCGCAAGACCTCCTTCTCCCGACGACTCACGGT is drawn from Desulfocurvibacter africanus subsp. africanus DSM 2603 and contains these coding sequences:
- a CDS encoding aminopeptidase yields the protein MFDSMRLEKYADVLIWGLKTSRKKPFANGDVVLVRFDAPALPLVEALYGKLLDMRLNPVVRLQPTAGMERSFYDVSGQKQLTFVPPGEKELVDNLSGLVSILAPQSLTHLSHVDPASFGMFQKSRKFLRDIMDRREEQGEFGWTLCLYPTPALAEKAGLSIEEYARQIEKACYLNMAQPEQDWQQFWNAAQEIKAKLNSLDIESYHIESERTDLRVVGGLMRRWVGITGHNIPSFEMYISPDWRGTEGVFFADLPSYRSGNYIKGVKLTFKAGVVTDVQAEQGQEFTIQQLNMDQGARRLGEFSLTDRRFSRIDRFMAHTLYDENFGGQNGNCHVAVGSSYSDTYAGDPAELTLERKEELGFNNSALHWDLINTEAKRVTAYLRGGGKTVIYEQGMFTL
- a CDS encoding DNA polymerase IV, which encodes MRVIMHLDMDAFFASVEQVDNPELKGKPVIIGGQERGVVSAASYEARKFGVRSAMPSATARRLCPQGVFLKGRMQRYAEVSGHIMTVLRDLVPVVEQTSVDEAYVDASGTERLYGPPVVLARRLKQEIRQATQLTCSVGIAPNKFLAKIASELNKPDGLYELRPQDVQTFLRELPVEKIPGVGASCMKVLGKLNVKTAADVLRFPREFWVEKLGKWGSVLHDRAQGIDGRAVSPEHETKSSSAENTFSKDVDDSEILRRWLWRQSERVGRDLREHGWFGRTVTLKVKYADFTQLTRSRSLHVATNSTRVIHETAVSLMAEISFARKVRLIGVGVSNFDKGESQFSLIESLEPRPDKLDLTLDAIRDKFGDKILVQGRVFDLKK